Below is a window of Streptomyces sp. WMMB303 DNA.
AGGACGACGCCGCGCGCCTTGCGGTCGCCCTGCGCGGCGGCGCGTTCGGCTTCGGGTCTCTCGACGGTGACCAGTCCGAACTCGGCCGCGACGAAGAAGCCGTTGGCGAGTACGAGCAGGAACGCCACGCCGAGCAGTACGAGCGGGAGGGTCATGCCGCGCCCCCGTGGAGACGGGACGCGGCGCATGTACTACAGGACGATCCGTCCATCGCTGGAGGGTCTCACTCCTCGGTTCGCAGGTGGCCGCGCGAGCGCGGGGCGGCTCACGCCGGTGTGCTCCAGAGTAGACACTGGGACGCACCTCGCGAAGACGCGCGGCGCCGCGCCGGGGTTGCCGCGGCGGGCGGCCGGGCCGCTACTTTCCGGCCTCGGGCCCCGTCCCGCCGGCGGCATCACCCGGTACTCCGTTCGGGGTGCCGTCCGGGACGCCCTTGAGGTCGACCAGCGCCCGCAGGGCCCGCGCGTCGGCGAGGGCCTGCTGCTTGGCGATGCCCGGCTGGATGCCCATCACGGGCAGGCTGGTGCCGTCGGCCAGATCGAGGGAGACCCAGGGGTCGCCGGGCCGCAGATGGACGGCGAGCACCTGCGCCCAGACGAGGCGCCGCTTGGTGGTGAGGTTGACGACCGTCACCGCGTCCTCGTCCGCGGTCACCCGGGGGCGGCTCAGCAGCACCAGCACGCCGAGGAAGAGCGCGGCGGTGAAGATGAAACTGGCCCGCTCGCCGCCGCCGAGCTGGAGCATCAGCGAGATCGTGGTGATGACGACGAACGCGGCGAGCCCCGCGCTCAGCAGCACCGCGCGGGTGCGGGTGGGCCGGAAGGTGACGGGAAGCGCGGGCACCCGGGGGCTGTCGGTCATGAGCGTGCTCCGGTGGCGGTCACAGGCGGCAGGCGTGGATGCCGGTGGTGAGGATGGCGCGCGCGCCCAGGTCGTAGAGGTCGTCCATGATCCGCTGCGCCTCGGTGGTGCGCACCATGGAGCGGACGGCCACCCAGCCCTGGTCGTGCAGCGGGGAGATCGTCGGGGACTCCAGTCCGGGGGTGAGCGCGACGGCCTGCTCCAGGTGCTCGGCCCGGATGTCGTAGTCCATCATCACGTAGCTGCGGGCCACCAGGACACCCTGGAGCCGGCGCAGGAACTGCTGCACCTTGGGCCCGTGCGGATCGGCTCCGGTCCGGCGGATCACGACGGCCTCGGACTCCAGGATCGGCTCCCCGGCGATCTCCAGGCCCGCGTTCCGCAGCGAGGTCCCCGTCTCCACCACATCGGCGATGACCTGGGCCACGCCCAGCTCGATGGCGGTCTCCACCGCGCCGTCCAGGTGGACGACCGAGGCGTCGATGCCCTTGTCCGCCAGGTGCTTGGCGACGATGCCCTCGTAGGAGGTGGCGACCGTCAGCCCGGCGAGGTCGTCGAGGGTGCTGACGGTGCCCGGCTTGGCCGCGTAGCGGAAGGTGGAGCGGGCGAAGCCGAGCGGGAGCACCTCCTCGGCCCGCGCACCCGAGTCCAGCAGCAGGTCGCGGCCGGTGATGCCGATGTCCAGCCGCCCGGAGCTGACGTAGATCGCGATGTCACGGGGGCGCAGGTAGAAGAACTCGACGTCGTTCTCCGGGTCCACCAGCACGAGTTCCTTGCTGGCCTTGCGCTGCTGGTACCCGGCCTCATGCAGCATCTCCCCCGCAGGTCCGGAGAGGGAACCCTTGTTGGGGACGGCGATGCGCAGCATGCGGGAGCTTCCTTTGTTCGTGCGGCGGCAGCAGTCGTGCCGGGTCTCAGAGGTGAGCGTATACGTCGTCGAGGGAGAGGCCCTTGGCGGCCATGAGCACCTGCAGATGGTAGAGGAGCTGCGAGATCTCCTCCGCCGTGCGCGCGTCGCCCTCGTACTCGGCGGCCATCCAGACCTCGGCGGCCTCCTCCACGATCTTCTTGCCGATGGCGTGCACGCCCTGCGCGGCGAGCTCGGCGGTGCGGGAGGTGCCGGGGTCGCCGGTGGCGGCCTTGTGCTGCAGCTCGGCGAAGAGCTGCTCGAATGTCTTGTTCGCCATGGTGCCTCTCACCCTACGCGGTGGCGGGGAGCGCTCAGCGCCAGGGCTCCGCGACCGTGCGCAGCGTCGCGGCGGTCGCCACGGCGGCCGTCACCGCCTCGTGCCCCTTGTCCTCGGTGGAGCCGGGAAGTCCCGCGCGGGCCACCGCCTGCTCCTCGTCGTCGCAGGTCAGCACGCCGAAGCCGATCGGGACGCCGGTGCGCACCGACACCTCGGTGAGCCCCTGGGTGACGCCCTGGCAGACATAGTCGAAGTGCGGGGTCCCGCCCCGGACGACGACGCCGAGCGCCACGATCGCGTCGTAGCCGCGGTCGGCCAGTACCTTGGCGACGACGGGCAGCTCGAAGCTGCCCGGGACGCGCAGCACGGTGGGCTCGTCGATGCCCAGTTCGCGCAGTGCGCGCAGGGCGCCGTCGACGAGGCCGTCCATGACCTGCTGGTGCCATTGCGCGGCGACCACGGCCACCCGCAGGTCCTGGCAGTTCTTGACGGTCAGTTCGGGTGCGCCCTTGCCGCTCACGGTGCTCCTCGTGCGTGTGTCGTGTGCTGTGTGGTGGTGCTGCCGGTGTCCCGGATGCGCGGACGAGCCGGCCGCTCGGAATGCCGCGCGGATCCGGACCCGCGCGGCTACTGGGTGCCGCAGGGTGAGCTGCGCTCGGCGTCCAGCCAGGGCAGGTCGTGGCCCATCCGGTCGCGCTTGGTGCGCAGGTAGCGCAGGTTGTGCTCGCCGGCCTGCACCGGCATCGGCTCCCGTCCGGTGACGCGCAGGCCGTGCCGCTCCATCGCGGCCGTCTTCTCCGGGTTGTTCGTCATCAGCCGCAGGGACCGCACCCCCAGATCGGCGAGGATCTGCGCGGCGGCCGCGTAGTCGCGCGCGTCGGCCGGAAGCCCCAGTTCGAGGTTGGCGTCGAGGGTGTCGCGGCCCCGCTCCTGCAGTTCGTAGGCGCGCAGCTTGGACAGCAGCCCGATGCCCCGGCCCTCGTGTCCGCGCAGGTAGAGCACCACGCCGTGGCCCTCCTGCTGGACGCGCTCCAGGGACGCCTCCAACTGGGGCCCGCAGTCGCATCGCTGGGAGCCGAAGACGTCGCCCGTCAGGCACTCGGAATGCACTCGTACGAGCACGTCCTCGCCGGCGGCGGGATGCCCGGGGTCCCCCGGGCCGGTGAGGTCACCGGCGACGAGCGCGATGTGCTCCACCCCGTCGACGACGGAGCGGTAGCCGTAGGCACGGAAGTCGCCGTGCCGGGTGGGCAGCCGGGTCGTCGCCTCACGCCGCACGGTGGGCTCGGCGGAGCGGCGGTAGGCGATCAGGTCCTCGATGGAGATGATCCGCAGCCCGTGCTTCCGTGCGAACGGCACCAGTTCGGGCAGCCGCAGCATGGTGCCGTCCTCGCCGGCGATCTCCACGATGGCGGCGGCGGGACGCAGCCCGGCCAGCCGGGCCAGGTCGACGCCCGCCTCGGTGTGCCCGGCGCGGGCGAGCACACCGCCGGGCCTGGCACGCAGCGGAAAGGCGTGCCCGGGCCGGACGAAGTCGGCCGGTGCCGTGCCGGGGTCGGCCAGCAGCCGGATGGTGGCGGCGCGGTCGGCGGCGGAGATACCGGTGGTGACGCCGTGCGCGCCGGTGGCGTCGACCGAGACGGTGAAGGCGGTGCCCATGGACTCGGTGTTCTCGGCGACCATCTGGGGCAGCGCGAGCCGGTCGAGGTCGGCCCCTTCCATGGGGGTGCAGATCAGGCCGCGGCACTCGCTCATCATGAAGGCGACGGTCTCGGGCGTGACCAGCTCGGCGGCGACCACCAGGTCGCCCTCGTTCTCCCGGCTCTCGTCGTCGACGACCACGACCGGGCGCCCCTCGGCGATGTCGCGGACCGCCTCCTCGACGGGGTCGAGCGCGAGCCCGAACACCGCCCCGGGGTCGGCCGGTTCCGCCTCGGACGAGGGTCGCGGGGCGGGGGGCGCGTCGTACCAGTTCGGCAGCGCGGTCATGAGCGTGCTCCTTCCTCGGGGTGCGCCTGGGCGGGACACGGCGCGTTCACAGCGTGGCTCCGGCCGAGTGCAGCGCGTGCTCGGGGCGGGCGGCGGCCCGCGCGCCCGCCTCCTCACGGGACCGCTGCCACCAGGCGCGCAGCCCCCACAGGACGAGGGCGAGATAGACGACGTAGACGAGGCCGGAGAAAGCCAGGCCGCTGCTGAAGGCGAGCGGCACCCCGACCACGTCCACCAGCAGCCAGGCGAGCCAGAACTCCACCAGCCCGCGGGCCTGGGCCACCATCGCGGCCAGGGTGCCGACGAAGATGTAGGCGTCGGCCCAGGGGCTCCAGGAGAGAGCGGGCACCAGGGTGAAGAGCGTGCCGACGGCGGCCGTGCCCAGCGCGGTGCCGAGGGCGAGCAGTCCCCGCTCCCGCCAGGTGGCGAACCGTACGGCGATGGATCCGTCCTGCGCCTGCCGCCGACCGCGTCCCCACTGCCGCCAGCCCCACAGTGCCACTCCGATGACCAGGAGCTGCTTGCCGACGCCGCCCGCCAACTGGGCTGAGGCGAAGGCGCCCACGAGGATCAGCCCGGACAGCAGCTGCACGGGCCAGGTGGCTATGGAGCGCCGCCAGCCCAGCGCGAGCCCGAGCAGCCCCATCAGGTTGCCGAGCATGTCGGACCAGATGACGTGCTGTCCGAAGGCGGCGAACGCCTCCTGGTTCAGCCAGTGCAGCCCGCTCATCGCGCCGCCCCGCTCTGCCGCGCCGTACCACCCTGCCGCGAGGGTGCCGCATCGCCGGGGCGCGGCGGCTGCGGGACGCCCCGCGCGGTCGGGCCCAGCAGCCGCTCCACGTACTTGGCGAGGACGTCGACCTCCAGGTTGACCGGGTCGCCCGGCTGCTTGGTGCCGAGCGTGGTGAGGGCGAGCGTGGTGGGGATGAGGGAGACCGTGAAGTACGCGTCGGTGGCCTCGACGACCGTCAGGCTGATGCCGTCGACGGTGATGGAGCCTTTCTCGACCAGGTAGCGGCCCAGCCCCTCGGGCAGCCCGATGGTGAGATCCGTGCCGCTGTCCGCGTCGTGCCGCGCGGTGACGGTGCCGGTGCCGTCGACGTGCCCCTGGACGAGGTGGCCGTCGAGCCGTCCGCCCAGCGCCATGGGCCGCTCCAGGTTGACGGGCGAGCCCGCGGTGAGGGCTCCGAGGCTGGAGCGCTCCAGCGTCTCGGCGATGACGTCGGCCGTGAACTCGCCGTCGCGGGTCTCCACGACGGTCAGGCACACACCGTTGACGGCGATCGAGTCGCCGTGCCGCGCGTCTGCGGTGACGCGCGGGCCGCGCAGCCGCAGCCGTGCGGAGCCGCCCAGGTCCTCTACGGCGACGACCTCGCCCAGTTCTTCCACGATTCCGGTGAACACTCAGGACTCCTCGGTCTGCTCGGGCTGCCCGGCGACGGCGGACGGGCGGGCGGGCGGGTGCGCGGTGCTGCCGACCGCGGTGACCCGCAGGTCGGGGCCGATGCGCAGGGTGTCGCTCACGGTGAGCCGCAACGCCTGCGCGATGGTGTTGATTCCGGCGTCCCCCAGGACGGGCGGCCCCGCGCCCAGCAGCACGGGGGCGAGATAGCCGACGACCCGGTCGACCAGTCCCTCGGCGACGAAAGCGGCGGCGAGGGTGGCGCCGCCCTCCAGCAGCACGGCGCGCACGTCGCGGGTGTGCAGGGCGGTCAGCAGCGCGTCCAGGTCGAGTCCGGC
It encodes the following:
- a CDS encoding bifunctional 3,4-dihydroxy-2-butanone-4-phosphate synthase/GTP cyclohydrolase II gives rise to the protein MTALPNWYDAPPAPRPSSEAEPADPGAVFGLALDPVEEAVRDIAEGRPVVVVDDESRENEGDLVVAAELVTPETVAFMMSECRGLICTPMEGADLDRLALPQMVAENTESMGTAFTVSVDATGAHGVTTGISAADRAATIRLLADPGTAPADFVRPGHAFPLRARPGGVLARAGHTEAGVDLARLAGLRPAAAIVEIAGEDGTMLRLPELVPFARKHGLRIISIEDLIAYRRSAEPTVRREATTRLPTRHGDFRAYGYRSVVDGVEHIALVAGDLTGPGDPGHPAAGEDVLVRVHSECLTGDVFGSQRCDCGPQLEASLERVQQEGHGVVLYLRGHEGRGIGLLSKLRAYELQERGRDTLDANLELGLPADARDYAAAAQILADLGVRSLRLMTNNPEKTAAMERHGLRVTGREPMPVQAGEHNLRYLRTKRDRMGHDLPWLDAERSSPCGTQ
- the hisG gene encoding ATP phosphoribosyltransferase; the encoded protein is MLRIAVPNKGSLSGPAGEMLHEAGYQQRKASKELVLVDPENDVEFFYLRPRDIAIYVSSGRLDIGITGRDLLLDSGARAEEVLPLGFARSTFRYAAKPGTVSTLDDLAGLTVATSYEGIVAKHLADKGIDASVVHLDGAVETAIELGVAQVIADVVETGTSLRNAGLEIAGEPILESEAVVIRRTGADPHGPKVQQFLRRLQGVLVARSYVMMDYDIRAEHLEQAVALTPGLESPTISPLHDQGWVAVRSMVRTTEAQRIMDDLYDLGARAILTTGIHACRL
- a CDS encoding phosphoribosyl-ATP diphosphatase; amino-acid sequence: MANKTFEQLFAELQHKAATGDPGTSRTAELAAQGVHAIGKKIVEEAAEVWMAAEYEGDARTAEEISQLLYHLQVLMAAKGLSLDDVYAHL
- the ribH gene encoding 6,7-dimethyl-8-ribityllumazine synthase, which gives rise to MSGKGAPELTVKNCQDLRVAVVAAQWHQQVMDGLVDGALRALRELGIDEPTVLRVPGSFELPVVAKVLADRGYDAIVALGVVVRGGTPHFDYVCQGVTQGLTEVSVRTGVPIGFGVLTCDDEEQAVARAGLPGSTEDKGHEAVTAAVATAATLRTVAEPWR
- a CDS encoding riboflavin synthase is translated as MFTGIVEELGEVVAVEDLGGSARLRLRGPRVTADARHGDSIAVNGVCLTVVETRDGEFTADVIAETLERSSLGALTAGSPVNLERPMALGGRLDGHLVQGHVDGTGTVTARHDADSGTDLTIGLPEGLGRYLVEKGSITVDGISLTVVEATDAYFTVSLIPTTLALTTLGTKQPGDPVNLEVDVLAKYVERLLGPTARGVPQPPRPGDAAPSRQGGTARQSGAAR
- a CDS encoding nicotinamide mononucleotide transporter family protein is translated as MSGLHWLNQEAFAAFGQHVIWSDMLGNLMGLLGLALGWRRSIATWPVQLLSGLILVGAFASAQLAGGVGKQLLVIGVALWGWRQWGRGRRQAQDGSIAVRFATWRERGLLALGTALGTAAVGTLFTLVPALSWSPWADAYIFVGTLAAMVAQARGLVEFWLAWLLVDVVGVPLAFSSGLAFSGLVYVVYLALVLWGLRAWWQRSREEAGARAAARPEHALHSAGATL
- a CDS encoding PH domain-containing protein, giving the protein MTDSPRVPALPVTFRPTRTRAVLLSAGLAAFVVITTISLMLQLGGGERASFIFTAALFLGVLVLLSRPRVTADEDAVTVVNLTTKRRLVWAQVLAVHLRPGDPWVSLDLADGTSLPVMGIQPGIAKQQALADARALRALVDLKGVPDGTPNGVPGDAAGGTGPEAGK